From one Nymphalis io chromosome 19, ilAglIoxx1.1, whole genome shotgun sequence genomic stretch:
- the LOC126776014 gene encoding single-strand selective monofunctional uracil DNA glycosylase, with protein MALEVKSSFFSAETEELNSEKTNHISEEYLEIIDELNESLCGFTLPTAVKCVYNPTIYARQTFEMYVRKYCNTKKSIMYFGMNPGPWGMSQTGVPFGEISSVRDWLGIKGPVSKPCNEIRERPINGFACTRTEVSGKRFWGLLKNICGTPEIFFETSFVYNYMNQQWMKNNGCNLTPGDFKVSEMEALYNICDPIFVKVLKLYEVEIVVAIGKFCETRAQKALKKYMPCNNIKVLYLSHPSPRTVNNNNWDQKALDQLKVHDLLKYYKK; from the exons atggctTTGGAAGTAAAATCGTCATTTTTTTCTGCTGAAACAGAAGAGCTTAATTCAGAAAAAACGAACCATATTTCCGAAGAATATCTTGAAATCATAGATGAACTCAATGAATCGCTTTGTGGATTTACTTTACCGACCGCTGTAAAATGCGTTTATAATCCAACTATATACGCCAGACAAACTTTTGAAATGTATGTTCGAAAATACTGTAacacaaaaaaaagtataatgtatTTTGGCATGAACCCTGGACCTTGGGGAATGTCCCAAACTGgt gtGCCATTTGGTGAAATTTCATCAGTACGAGATTGGTTAGGAATAAAAGGTCCTGTAAGTAAGCCATGTAATGAAATTAGAGAACGTCCTATCAATGGCTTTGCTTGTACCCGGACTGAG gtAAGTGGAAAAAGGTTTTGGGGActtctaaaaaatatttgtggaaCACCAGAGATATTTTTTGAAACAAGTTTTGTTTATAACTATATGAATCAACAATGGATGAAAAACAATGGTTGCAATCTCACACCAGGAGATTTTAAG gtATCAGAAATGGAAGCCCTCTATAATATTTGTGATCCAATTTTTGTCAAAGTATTGAAACTGTATGAAGTTGAAATTGTGGTAGCAATAGGAAAATTCTGTGAAACCAGAGCTcaaaaagctttaaaaaaatatatgccatGTAATAATATCAAG gtactTTACTTATCACATCCAAGTCCTAGAAccgtaaacaataataattgggATCAAAAGGCATTGGATCAGCTAAAAGTCCatgatcttttaaaatattacaaaaagtag